In one Natronosalvus amylolyticus genomic region, the following are encoded:
- a CDS encoding PGF-pre-PGF domain-containing protein, producing MNATRAGVIVALILIVAIPTAAVTIVENSSQDQISDDIVAQPSEGSNGAYAFIDPETDELVIDLTANNTEIEGSGVSVEALSGIDDIFTLTYTGEDFAQVWLEHDSDHVTFYDTSGDSLEGQANNVTLEHNETVHVGFSVDTRESDLEAGDMLIDSIEINAQVPEEDDDDGPGFIPAPPSPPADPDPPEDPPEDPDPPGQPPIDLIVGPGERTAAIEDIPADVPVDVPFEALGIGEFVTLERLEVTFADDGDAEFTVLGEDALEGDGQPLADENTTSAIGEFEITETPDPDRVETVTYTLGVDRSYLESEGIDTDALVLYRQADDGSKWDPLTTTVVEETDDQVVLEATYDGFSRYALGVDQAVFTVEDVTAEPSIVTVRESTTLETTITNTGEEVGTFETEIVVEETVIDTVTVTLEPGESETVATEYTTTGTGSYEIIVDGQVEATILVEPPAEDPPSDDTVETDDLDELDEPTEEPGGFGVLEIGGILMLLVLLTMGLWGYRNREQLPSRGDFFAGRV from the coding sequence ATGAACGCTACGCGCGCCGGCGTCATAGTCGCCCTGATCCTGATAGTGGCAATCCCGACTGCAGCTGTCACGATCGTCGAAAATAGTTCACAGGACCAGATTTCAGACGATATAGTCGCTCAACCGTCCGAGGGCTCGAACGGCGCGTATGCCTTCATAGATCCTGAAACCGACGAACTCGTCATCGATCTCACCGCCAACAACACGGAAATCGAGGGAAGTGGGGTCTCTGTAGAGGCCCTGAGCGGGATCGATGACATCTTCACCCTCACCTACACGGGCGAAGACTTCGCACAGGTGTGGCTCGAGCACGATTCCGACCACGTTACCTTCTACGACACCAGTGGCGACTCACTCGAGGGACAGGCCAACAACGTCACCCTCGAGCACAACGAAACCGTCCACGTTGGTTTCTCAGTCGACACCCGCGAAAGCGACCTCGAGGCAGGCGATATGCTCATCGACTCCATCGAGATCAACGCCCAGGTGCCCGAAGAAGATGATGACGACGGCCCCGGATTCATCCCCGCACCACCATCACCGCCCGCTGACCCCGACCCACCGGAGGACCCACCTGAGGACCCTGACCCCCCAGGACAGCCGCCGATCGATCTCATCGTCGGCCCCGGTGAGCGAACGGCGGCCATCGAGGACATCCCGGCCGACGTCCCAGTTGACGTGCCCTTCGAGGCGCTGGGAATTGGTGAGTTCGTCACCCTCGAGCGCCTCGAAGTCACCTTTGCCGACGACGGTGACGCAGAGTTCACCGTCCTCGGGGAAGACGCCCTCGAGGGCGATGGCCAACCGCTGGCCGACGAAAACACCACGAGCGCCATCGGCGAGTTCGAGATCACGGAGACGCCTGATCCCGACCGCGTCGAGACGGTCACCTACACGCTCGGCGTCGACCGAAGCTACCTCGAGAGCGAGGGTATCGACACTGACGCCCTCGTGCTCTACCGGCAAGCCGACGACGGCAGCAAGTGGGACCCGCTCACCACGACCGTCGTCGAGGAGACCGACGACCAGGTGGTCCTCGAGGCGACCTACGACGGGTTCTCCCGGTACGCACTGGGGGTCGACCAGGCCGTCTTCACCGTCGAGGACGTGACCGCCGAACCGTCGATCGTGACGGTCAGGGAGTCGACGACGCTCGAGACGACCATCACGAACACCGGCGAGGAAGTCGGGACGTTCGAAACCGAGATCGTCGTCGAGGAGACGGTCATCGACACGGTGACGGTCACCCTCGAGCCGGGCGAATCCGAAACGGTGGCCACGGAGTACACCACGACGGGCACCGGCTCCTACGAGATCATCGTCGACGGCCAGGTGGAAGCGACGATACTGGTCGAACCGCCGGCGGAAGATCCGCCGAGCGACGACACGGTCGAAACCGACGACCTGGACGAACTCGACGAGCCGACGGAGGAGCCAGGCGGCTTCGGCGTGCTGGAAATCGGTGGCATCCTGATGTTGCTGGTGTTGCTCACCATGGGGCTGTGGGGCTACCGAAACCGCGAACAGCTGCCATCTCGAGGGGACTTTTTCGCCGGTCGAGTGTAG
- a CDS encoding signal peptidase I gives MSEGWVSRGLQLLVVVAIVALLAGHLLGQPVLLGYVETGSMEPTLEPGDGFVAVPSVVASDPEPGDVVVFDAQEIEGGGLTTHRIVDERPEGYVTQGDANPFTDQDGGEPPVQDAQIVATVAQPTGSVLTIPALGTVVMAINALFEWIQTWMASALGLQSAQGTTGAAYVLLGISLAAYAIETVRERRQQARESRLGRNNEEGLDPKLLCGAFALMVMVAALGAMVVPAGTHSYDVVSAQSPSDRPLVIEQGETERIDYPVENSGFVPVLVGLEGGDGVSVEDERLALEQRGSAGTMVAITAPADTGAYQRYVTEYRYLYVLPSPVISGLASLNPWLPVLVITGLMGGVTYGIGRILIGDTPAQRRSKTGRRDTHAQRSDYNQW, from the coding sequence ATGAGTGAGGGGTGGGTCAGTCGCGGGCTACAGCTACTCGTCGTCGTCGCGATCGTCGCCCTGCTCGCCGGGCACCTCCTCGGACAACCCGTTCTGTTGGGCTACGTCGAAACCGGAAGTATGGAACCGACGCTCGAGCCCGGGGACGGATTCGTCGCCGTTCCATCGGTCGTCGCGAGCGATCCCGAACCGGGCGACGTCGTCGTCTTCGACGCCCAGGAGATCGAGGGTGGCGGATTGACGACGCACCGGATCGTCGACGAACGACCCGAGGGGTACGTGACCCAGGGGGACGCCAACCCGTTTACCGACCAGGATGGGGGTGAGCCACCGGTTCAGGACGCCCAGATCGTAGCAACGGTCGCCCAGCCGACCGGCTCGGTGCTGACGATACCCGCACTCGGAACCGTCGTCATGGCGATCAACGCCCTCTTCGAATGGATTCAGACCTGGATGGCGTCTGCTCTCGGCTTACAATCCGCTCAGGGGACGACGGGTGCAGCCTACGTCTTGCTCGGTATCTCGCTGGCCGCCTACGCCATCGAAACCGTTCGCGAGCGTCGCCAACAGGCACGCGAGTCGCGACTCGGACGAAACAACGAGGAGGGTCTCGATCCGAAACTCCTCTGTGGCGCGTTCGCCCTCATGGTGATGGTCGCCGCACTCGGGGCGATGGTCGTCCCCGCCGGAACACACTCCTACGACGTGGTCAGTGCGCAGTCGCCCTCCGACCGGCCACTCGTCATCGAACAGGGCGAAACCGAACGGATCGATTACCCCGTCGAGAACAGCGGCTTCGTACCCGTCCTGGTCGGCCTCGAGGGTGGAGACGGCGTCAGCGTCGAGGACGAACGGCTGGCACTCGAGCAACGAGGTTCTGCAGGAACAATGGTTGCGATAACTGCTCCCGCAGATACCGGTGCCTATCAGCGATACGTGACCGAGTATCGGTATCTGTACGTGTTACCGTCACCGGTGATCAGCGGGCTCGCATCACTCAATCCCTGGCTCCCGGTGCTCGTCATTACGGGGCTCATGGGTGGCGTAACGTACGGAATCGGCCGAATCCTTATCGGCGACACGCCAGCACAACGGCGGTCGAAAACAGGAAGACGGGACACACACGCACAGCGAAGTGATTATAACCAATGGTAG
- a CDS encoding DUF5305 domain-containing protein translates to MDTQRLRVRRNLASYRWLVIGICLLAVVGGAWVTYGTYVDPGEEAHQQLEDSWTTTGVLTHSAVVEAENTVYPVGSRLSNQPLYYTRLSPTLEGEFDAGYRGTTGDDVSVDLEVTLRWESSDDEHTYWRETETLATASESGLDPDESATAAFEFNVSEIENRMDAIESDLGASPGDRQVVLEIEREIEGTVDGTQRSTTETTTIDVDLDGNTYSLTEDGSFGETYEQYETVTQTRTYGLERRAGGPLLALVGLVGAIGLTVVPPSRYELSPAEAEWLAYRETLEEQGSLVTRTRLPADDATEPTPGDDTTEMGRKQQAPLESLEAAIQLAIDLEAPILEDVDRDRYVVLTDDLWYVYEPPSPPHEGGQTNALDGGRDDAPEPADSGTVTSFDESIPDAATRTKESDGKTNESPKETGESDPKTETVTDRK, encoded by the coding sequence ATGGACACCCAACGCCTCCGGGTTCGACGCAACCTCGCCTCCTACCGATGGCTCGTTATCGGCATCTGTCTACTCGCCGTGGTCGGCGGTGCCTGGGTTACCTACGGCACCTACGTGGACCCTGGTGAGGAAGCGCACCAACAACTCGAGGATTCGTGGACGACGACGGGCGTCCTGACACACAGCGCCGTGGTCGAGGCGGAGAACACGGTGTATCCGGTCGGCTCACGGCTCTCGAATCAGCCGCTGTATTACACGCGACTCTCACCAACACTCGAGGGCGAGTTCGACGCCGGCTATCGGGGAACCACTGGCGACGACGTGAGTGTCGACCTCGAAGTAACCTTGCGCTGGGAGTCGAGCGACGACGAGCACACCTACTGGCGGGAGACGGAAACCCTTGCAACTGCCAGCGAGAGTGGCCTCGACCCCGACGAGAGCGCGACGGCAGCGTTCGAGTTCAACGTCAGCGAAATCGAGAACCGTATGGATGCCATCGAATCAGATCTCGGCGCGAGTCCGGGCGACCGACAGGTTGTCCTCGAGATCGAACGCGAAATCGAGGGGACGGTAGACGGCACCCAACGGTCGACGACCGAGACGACCACGATCGACGTCGACCTCGACGGGAACACCTACTCGCTCACCGAAGACGGGAGCTTCGGCGAAACCTACGAACAGTACGAGACGGTTACCCAGACACGGACCTACGGCCTCGAACGGCGTGCCGGTGGCCCACTGCTCGCACTCGTGGGACTGGTCGGTGCGATAGGATTGACGGTCGTTCCCCCGAGTCGCTACGAGTTATCGCCCGCGGAAGCCGAATGGCTCGCCTATCGGGAAACGCTCGAGGAACAGGGTTCACTTGTGACGCGGACGCGACTCCCCGCCGACGACGCCACAGAACCTACGCCAGGCGACGATACCACTGAAATGGGACGAAAGCAGCAAGCCCCACTCGAGAGCCTGGAAGCGGCGATTCAGTTGGCAATCGACCTCGAAGCGCCGATTCTCGAGGATGTCGACCGGGATCGGTACGTCGTGCTCACCGACGACCTGTGGTACGTGTACGAACCCCCGTCGCCGCCACACGAAGGTGGACAGACGAACGCCCTGGATGGGGGTCGTGACGACGCACCCGAACCGGCGGACTCCGGGACAGTTACTTCGTTCGACGAATCGATTCCCGACGCGGCCACGAGAACCAAAGAGAGTGACGGCAAGACGAATGAGTCACCCAAAGAAACCGGCGAATCAGACCCGAAAACGGAAACTGTGACAGACAGGAAGTGA
- a CDS encoding tetratricopeptide repeat protein, giving the protein MTDRTDETDRRHRFSEGAGFDESYDDFDLDPPELDVDPSKVDPVDSRVLSDMLDERQIASDAVDTEELLDVGLSYMQINRFEEATEAFERTAKFAEDPSIEQEAWVNKGVAHANLEEYDEAIGAHQEALRIAREADKEGGEYDRAAPQHTATAHTNLAYALWEFGDTSQALEHAERAVEIDDRFAEGWYNRAFFLAERGLTEEALNCIDNAIRLGLRNAQILEEKAEILEELGEHEEAEALADEANQLREQAEQQLIEDREQLPE; this is encoded by the coding sequence ATGACTGACCGAACGGACGAGACAGACCGCAGGCATCGGTTCTCCGAAGGTGCCGGGTTCGACGAGTCCTACGACGATTTCGACCTCGATCCCCCGGAACTCGACGTCGACCCGTCGAAGGTCGACCCGGTCGACTCGCGCGTGCTCTCTGACATGCTGGACGAGCGCCAGATCGCGAGCGACGCCGTCGACACCGAGGAACTGCTCGACGTCGGCCTGAGTTACATGCAGATCAACCGCTTCGAAGAGGCAACCGAGGCCTTCGAACGGACGGCGAAGTTCGCCGAAGACCCGAGTATCGAACAGGAGGCATGGGTCAACAAGGGCGTCGCCCACGCGAACCTGGAAGAGTACGACGAGGCCATCGGGGCCCACCAGGAGGCACTGCGAATCGCCCGCGAAGCCGACAAAGAGGGTGGGGAGTACGACCGCGCAGCCCCCCAGCACACGGCGACGGCACACACCAACCTGGCCTACGCCCTGTGGGAGTTTGGCGATACGAGTCAGGCACTCGAGCACGCCGAACGCGCCGTCGAAATCGACGATCGCTTCGCTGAGGGGTGGTACAACCGGGCGTTCTTCCTCGCCGAACGCGGCCTCACCGAGGAGGCACTCAACTGTATCGACAACGCGATTCGACTCGGCTTGCGAAACGCACAGATCCTCGAGGAGAAGGCCGAAATCCTCGAAGAATTGGGCGAACACGAGGAAGCCGAGGCACTGGCCGACGAGGCAAATCAGCTTCGCGAGCAGGCCGAACAGCAGCTCATCGAAGACCGCGAACAGTTGCCCGAGTAA
- a CDS encoding DUF424 domain-containing protein has protein sequence MLLVERQTPKGLLVSVCDDGLLGETFEGVDQDVSLTVTEDFYGEGAESVDAESALESLARASVANLVGNDAVGVAIEAGYVEEGNVLELEGTRHAQFMRM, from the coding sequence CTGTTGCTGGTCGAGCGCCAGACGCCCAAAGGATTGCTCGTCTCGGTCTGTGATGACGGTCTGCTCGGTGAGACCTTCGAAGGCGTCGACCAGGACGTCTCGCTGACGGTCACCGAGGATTTTTACGGCGAGGGTGCCGAATCCGTCGATGCCGAAAGCGCCCTCGAGAGCCTGGCTCGAGCGAGTGTGGCGAACCTCGTCGGCAACGATGCCGTCGGCGTCGCCATCGAAGCGGGCTACGTCGAGGAAGGGAACGTGCTGGAACTCGAGGGGACCAGGCACGCCCAGTTTATGCGAATGTAG
- a CDS encoding ABC transporter permease subunit, with product MTSHITTVARKDLEDAGRSKLLWAIVGLLVGLMAIGYVAAWATIDDATGAAMLGFVALPLSVLLPVAALIAGYMAVVGERRSGSLKLLLGLPPNRTDVVFGKLLGRVAVISSAVVLAFVVALALSLLLFGSVPFLDWLAFGAVSLLFGLTFVGLAVGVSAGVASRGRSMALVVGTYMVFVGLWELITAGPYYLIYGETPPIEAETWYLLLLQLNPLETYANVSSTIVEGEVFPFMFRYGLEPFEAQSMTPAERYVGDAPFYLQEWFGAVAMLFWVVVPVAIGYYRFQRADL from the coding sequence GTGACCTCTCACATCACGACCGTTGCACGCAAGGACCTCGAGGATGCTGGCCGTTCGAAACTGCTCTGGGCTATCGTCGGGTTGCTCGTGGGACTGATGGCAATCGGATACGTCGCCGCCTGGGCCACCATCGACGACGCGACGGGGGCCGCGATGCTCGGCTTCGTCGCCCTCCCGTTGAGCGTCCTGTTGCCGGTTGCAGCCCTCATCGCGGGTTACATGGCTGTTGTCGGTGAACGTCGCTCGGGGAGCCTGAAACTCCTGCTTGGCTTGCCGCCGAACCGGACGGATGTCGTCTTCGGCAAGCTACTCGGCCGCGTGGCCGTCATCTCTTCGGCCGTCGTCCTCGCGTTCGTCGTCGCACTGGCGTTGAGCCTCCTGCTTTTCGGTTCGGTCCCGTTTCTCGACTGGCTGGCGTTCGGGGCCGTCAGTCTCCTCTTTGGGCTCACCTTCGTGGGGCTTGCCGTCGGCGTCTCCGCGGGCGTCGCCTCGAGGGGGCGGTCGATGGCCCTCGTCGTCGGAACCTACATGGTGTTCGTCGGGCTCTGGGAACTCATCACTGCGGGTCCGTACTACCTGATCTACGGTGAGACGCCACCGATCGAAGCCGAAACGTGGTATCTGCTACTATTACAGCTCAACCCGCTCGAGACTTACGCAAACGTCTCCTCCACCATCGTCGAAGGCGAGGTGTTTCCGTTCATGTTCCGCTACGGTCTCGAGCCGTTCGAGGCTCAGAGCATGACGCCGGCTGAACGCTACGTGGGCGACGCGCCGTTTTATCTCCAGGAGTGGTTCGGTGCGGTGGCGATGTTGTTCTGGGTCGTCGTCCCCGTTGCTATCGGCTACTACCGGTTCCAGCGAGCGGACCTGTAA
- a CDS encoding ABC transporter ATP-binding protein yields the protein MPAIETRRLSKRFGDVTAVDDLNLTVEEGEVFGFLGPNGAGKSTTINMLLDFTRPTSGSATVLGYDAQTETDAISSRVGVLPEGFGVYERLTGRKHLEFAIETKRSDDDPEELLERVGLDGEDASRPAGEYSKGMRQRLATGMALVGDPDLLIMDEPSTGLDPTGIREMQTLVQSEADRGTTVFFSSHILEHVEAVCDRIGVLNEGELLVVDTLEGLRDSLGNGATMTVTLADPVDGAAETVAALEGVSNVTAGGRRLEASVTEPTAKATIVTALDAAGGTITDIRIEETSLESLFSMLVDGEADELLASTTDPGAETAVSTPTRKASSSGGVSQ from the coding sequence ATGCCAGCAATAGAGACACGCAGATTGTCCAAGCGGTTCGGCGACGTAACCGCCGTGGACGACCTCAACCTGACGGTCGAGGAGGGCGAAGTATTCGGCTTTTTGGGCCCGAACGGGGCCGGCAAGTCGACGACGATCAATATGTTACTGGATTTCACTCGCCCAACGTCGGGGTCGGCAACCGTCCTGGGCTACGACGCACAGACGGAGACTGACGCGATCAGCTCACGCGTTGGTGTTCTCCCCGAGGGGTTTGGCGTCTACGAACGGCTCACCGGCCGCAAACACCTCGAGTTTGCTATCGAGACGAAACGCTCCGACGACGACCCCGAGGAACTGCTCGAGCGCGTCGGTCTCGACGGCGAAGACGCGTCCCGCCCTGCTGGCGAGTACTCCAAGGGAATGCGACAGCGACTCGCGACCGGGATGGCGCTGGTGGGTGACCCCGATTTACTCATCATGGACGAACCTTCGACGGGGCTCGATCCGACGGGAATTCGGGAGATGCAAACCCTCGTTCAGAGCGAAGCCGACCGGGGGACGACGGTCTTTTTCTCGAGTCACATCCTCGAGCACGTCGAAGCCGTCTGTGACCGCATTGGCGTCCTCAACGAGGGCGAACTCCTGGTCGTCGATACGCTCGAGGGACTTCGCGACTCGCTCGGCAACGGGGCGACGATGACGGTCACGCTGGCCGACCCAGTCGACGGCGCGGCCGAAACCGTCGCCGCACTCGAGGGCGTCAGCAACGTCACCGCTGGCGGTCGTCGACTCGAGGCCTCGGTCACCGAACCGACTGCCAAAGCGACTATCGTGACGGCCCTCGATGCGGCCGGTGGGACGATCACTGATATCCGTATCGAGGAAACCTCGCTCGAGTCGCTGTTCTCGATGCTGGTCGACGGCGAGGCCGATGAGTTGCTCGCATCGACAACCGACCCGGGGGCCGAAACCGCGGTGTCGACACCAACACGAAAGGCTTCGTCGTCGGGAGGTGTCTCTCAGTGA
- a CDS encoding aminotransferase class V-fold PLP-dependent enzyme encodes MSHQQVESLDVDRIRAEYPILEREFSGSQLVYLDNAATTHTPDPVVDAMSEYYRQYNSNVHRGIHHLSQEASIAYEEAHDRVADFIGADGREEVIFTKNTTESENLLAYAWGLAELGPGDEVVLTEMEHHASLVTWQQIANRTGADVKYIAIDEDGRLDMDHARECITDDTAIVSAVHVSNTLGTVNPVAELADVAHDHDAYIFVDGAQAVPTRPVDVQAIDADFYAFSGHKMAGPTGIGVLYGKRHLLEAMQPYLYGGGMIEKVTFEDSTWAELPWKFEPGTPPIAEAVGLEAAVDYLEDIGMERVQAHEEQLAEYAYEQLSEEGDVELYGPEPGPDRGGLVSFNLESVHAHDLASIMNDHAVAIRAGDHCTQPLHDKLGVAASARASFYVYNTREEVDKLVEAIDSARQLFA; translated from the coding sequence ATGAGTCACCAACAGGTCGAGTCCCTCGATGTCGACCGGATCCGGGCGGAGTACCCGATCCTCGAGCGCGAGTTTTCGGGGAGTCAACTGGTTTACCTCGACAACGCAGCGACGACGCACACACCAGATCCCGTCGTCGACGCGATGAGCGAGTACTATCGACAGTACAATTCGAACGTCCACCGCGGTATCCACCACCTCAGTCAGGAAGCCTCGATCGCCTACGAGGAAGCCCACGACCGGGTCGCCGACTTTATCGGTGCCGACGGTCGCGAAGAGGTCATCTTCACGAAGAACACGACCGAGAGCGAGAACCTCCTCGCCTACGCCTGGGGGCTGGCCGAACTCGGCCCCGGCGACGAGGTCGTCCTCACGGAGATGGAACACCACGCCTCGCTGGTCACCTGGCAACAGATCGCCAATCGCACCGGCGCGGACGTCAAGTACATCGCTATCGACGAAGACGGCCGCCTCGACATGGACCACGCTCGCGAGTGTATCACCGACGACACCGCTATCGTCAGCGCCGTCCACGTCTCGAACACGCTCGGGACGGTCAATCCGGTCGCCGAACTGGCCGACGTCGCCCACGACCACGACGCCTACATCTTCGTCGACGGCGCACAGGCCGTCCCGACCCGGCCCGTCGATGTCCAGGCCATCGACGCCGACTTCTACGCCTTTTCGGGCCACAAAATGGCCGGACCCACCGGTATCGGCGTCCTCTACGGAAAACGTCACCTGCTCGAGGCCATGCAGCCGTACCTGTACGGCGGCGGCATGATCGAGAAGGTCACCTTCGAGGACTCCACCTGGGCCGAATTGCCTTGGAAGTTCGAACCCGGCACGCCACCCATCGCGGAGGCCGTCGGTCTCGAGGCCGCCGTCGACTACCTCGAGGACATCGGCATGGAGCGCGTGCAGGCACACGAAGAACAGCTGGCAGAGTACGCCTACGAGCAACTGTCCGAGGAGGGGGACGTCGAACTCTACGGCCCCGAACCCGGCCCGGACCGCGGCGGACTGGTGAGCTTCAATCTCGAGTCAGTTCACGCCCACGATCTGGCCTCGATCATGAACGACCACGCCGTGGCGATTCGCGCCGGTGACCACTGTACCCAGCCACTGCACGACAAACTTGGTGTCGCGGCCTCCGCTCGAGCGTCGTTCTACGTTTACAACACTCGAGAGGAGGTCGACAAACTGGTCGAGGCTATCGACAGCGCCCGCCAACTGTTCGCATAG
- a CDS encoding MFS transporter, with the protein MFPGVVTSRGWHYRQTVLALCTFALFATMVARLAISPLVPAITATYGVSNALVGLALTGMWLTYGLAQYPSGVFADRYGERPVILVALAGTALGSLLIVTAPVFFVFAIATVILGALAGLHFSVATTLLTRTYDDVGRAIGIHTLGSTFGGLLAPIAATWIGVRYGWRTGVAIGLVVAIPAFALFFRYVEPTPPRRPDLEIRNQFRLEPLLTVLSRPSVTFTVVISVLLSFSWQALASFLPTFLVSYHEYSDGLAAIAFSGFFVVQGLTQVKIGQFSDQYGRDPVIAGCLVLAITGLLALVIPTASAFVVIGVVLVGVGLGAYTAAMARFMDLFSSEDRGAGFGLTQTVVMGLAAAGSVVTGTVADLAGWAASIAVLVTLLAIGLVLLFGNWALRTGY; encoded by the coding sequence GTGTTTCCAGGAGTCGTGACCTCGAGGGGCTGGCACTACCGCCAGACAGTGCTGGCGCTGTGTACGTTCGCCCTGTTCGCGACCATGGTTGCCCGCCTGGCGATCAGTCCACTGGTTCCCGCGATTACTGCAACATACGGTGTTTCGAACGCGCTCGTCGGCCTGGCACTGACCGGAATGTGGCTCACCTACGGCCTGGCACAGTACCCCAGTGGGGTGTTTGCCGACCGGTACGGCGAGCGGCCGGTGATTCTGGTTGCCCTCGCGGGCACCGCGCTGGGCAGCCTCCTTATCGTCACGGCACCAGTCTTTTTCGTCTTCGCCATCGCGACGGTCATCCTCGGCGCGCTCGCCGGTCTCCACTTTAGCGTGGCGACGACGTTGCTCACCCGAACCTACGACGACGTCGGTCGCGCCATCGGCATCCACACGCTGGGGAGCACCTTCGGCGGCCTTTTGGCCCCCATCGCGGCCACCTGGATCGGCGTTCGATACGGATGGCGAACCGGTGTCGCTATCGGACTCGTCGTCGCGATTCCCGCGTTCGCCCTCTTTTTTCGGTACGTCGAGCCGACGCCACCTCGACGGCCCGACCTCGAGATCCGGAATCAGTTTCGCCTCGAGCCGTTGCTGACGGTCCTCTCCCGGCCATCGGTCACGTTCACGGTCGTGATTTCGGTCCTGCTCTCGTTTTCCTGGCAAGCGCTCGCCTCGTTTTTACCCACGTTCCTGGTCTCCTATCACGAATACAGCGATGGGTTGGCCGCAATCGCGTTCTCCGGTTTTTTCGTCGTCCAGGGGCTGACGCAGGTCAAAATCGGGCAGTTTTCCGACCAGTACGGCCGTGACCCCGTCATCGCTGGCTGTCTCGTGTTGGCAATTACTGGCTTGCTCGCACTCGTGATTCCGACCGCCTCCGCTTTCGTCGTCATCGGCGTCGTCCTCGTCGGTGTCGGTCTGGGTGCGTACACTGCCGCTATGGCCCGGTTTATGGACCTGTTCTCGAGCGAGGACCGCGGGGCAGGTTTCGGGTTGACACAGACCGTCGTCATGGGTCTCGCTGCCGCTGGCTCCGTCGTCACCGGAACCGTCGCCGATCTGGCCGGCTGGGCCGCTTCCATCGCCGTCCTCGTGACGCTGCTGGCCATCGGGCTAGTCCTGCTATTCGGAAACTGGGCACTGCGAACGGGCTACTGA
- the sufU gene encoding Fe-S cluster assembly sulfur transfer protein SufU, protein MGLGSDMYRQQILDHYKSPRNYGELEDPTFTHIGENPMCGDEIRMDVRLDGEEIEQVAFSGDGCAISQAAASMLTTELPGTTVDELLEMDRDDIVDMLGVEISPMRIKCAVLAEKVAQDGAKMYRGELEKEKTTTEDD, encoded by the coding sequence ATGGGACTTGGCTCCGATATGTACCGACAGCAGATCCTCGACCACTACAAGAGCCCCCGAAACTACGGGGAACTCGAGGATCCGACGTTCACCCACATCGGCGAGAACCCGATGTGTGGCGATGAGATTCGAATGGACGTCCGCCTCGATGGCGAGGAGATCGAACAGGTCGCGTTCTCGGGTGACGGCTGTGCTATCAGCCAGGCCGCCGCCAGCATGCTCACGACGGAGTTGCCGGGAACGACGGTCGACGAACTGCTCGAGATGGACCGGGACGACATTGTCGATATGCTCGGTGTCGAAATCTCGCCGATGCGAATCAAGTGTGCGGTGTTAGCCGAGAAAGTCGCCCAAGACGGAGCCAAAATGTATCGCGGCGAACTCGAGAAGGAGAAGACGACGACCGAAGACGACTGA